From Bacillota bacterium, the proteins below share one genomic window:
- a CDS encoding respiratory chain complex I subunit 1 family protein produces the protein MFDAKLLLIGFLQALFVLLLAPFFAGLSRVLRAKMHSRKGPPLFQYYYDIIKLMKRQEVRPAQATWVFRATPYIIMVSILLIATLIPMWVLQSPFGIIGDMILVIYLFAMIRFFLAMSGFDSGSGFAQIGVARELSLGILMEPTIMLVLFIIALFAGSTNLGVMSEMIALGKISYTAPVIWLGMAAFAVATFVETGKLPFDLAEAEQEVQEGPLTEYSGPRLALVKWGLFMKQVVVVSLFLAIFFPFGSAVVPGFLGVLGGAVLFFLKLICCYVILAVVENSMARLTLFGSPRVTWVALGIALLSFVFYLVQI, from the coding sequence ATGTTCGACGCCAAGCTTCTCCTTATCGGTTTCTTGCAGGCCCTTTTCGTCCTGCTCCTGGCGCCGTTTTTTGCGGGGTTGTCCCGGGTTTTGAGGGCAAAGATGCATTCCCGCAAGGGGCCTCCCCTTTTCCAATACTACTACGACATCATCAAACTTATGAAGCGGCAGGAGGTCAGGCCGGCGCAGGCGACCTGGGTCTTCCGGGCGACCCCTTACATCATTATGGTCAGCATACTTCTCATTGCCACACTGATTCCGATGTGGGTTTTGCAGTCGCCCTTCGGGATTATCGGTGACATGATCCTTGTAATTTACCTCTTTGCCATGATTCGATTTTTCCTGGCCATGTCGGGTTTTGATTCGGGGAGCGGTTTCGCCCAGATCGGCGTTGCCCGGGAGCTGTCCCTGGGTATCCTGATGGAACCTACGATCATGCTCGTGCTTTTCATCATCGCCCTTTTTGCCGGCTCCACGAACCTGGGCGTGATGAGCGAGATGATCGCCCTGGGCAAGATCTCGTACACAGCCCCCGTGATCTGGCTGGGCATGGCTGCCTTTGCAGTGGCAACCTTCGTCGAAACAGGAAAACTTCCCTTCGACCTGGCCGAGGCGGAACAGGAGGTCCAGGAGGGGCCCCTCACGGAATACTCGGGGCCAAGGCTGGCGCTGGTCAAATGGGGGCTCTTCATGAAGCAGGTGGTTGTCGTCTCCCTGTTTCTGGCCATCTTCTTCCCCTTTGGAAGTGCGGTCGTGCCTGGATTCCTGGGGGTGCTCGGAGGGGCGGTTCTCTTTTTCCTGAAACTTATCTGCTGCTATGTGATCCTGGCGGTTGTTGAAAATTCCATGGCAAGGTTGACGCTCTTTGGATCTCCCCGTGTTACCTGGGTCGCGCTGGGAATTGCTTTGCTTTCCTTTGTCTTTTACCTGGTTCAGATCTAA
- the hyfB gene encoding hydrogenase 4 subunit B, producing the protein MGAQELLLLAVFLYVAGAVAALIFNGSGKFANYLTGLSAFAASLAGIASALLVLTAGAGFRLEAPGWIPFTRFALEVDQLSAFMVLVISFLVAAVSLYSLSYLDEYTRKNPGVLGFFINTFIASMILVVTVGNGFYFLIFWEIMTLISYFLVVYEQNRESLRAGFLYFFIAHAGAALIMLSFIILFLTTGSFDFAVFRTAKLTPVLSSILFVLAFVGFSAKAGAVPLHFWLPEAHSVAPSNVSALLSGVMIKTAIYGIIRVCMDFLGAGSWWWGFLVLLIGIVSAVLGMIYALTQHDLKRLLAFSSIENIGIILMGVGVGMLGLALNKPLLVGLGLLAGLYHLLNHATFKGLLFLGAGSIIYRAHTRNLEELGGLAKVMPLTAFIFLVGATSIAAIPPLNGFVSKWFVYQSLFALGIGGGFADKVFVPLFAMLLAMTGALTAMCFVKAYGVTFTGPFRSDHAEKVQEAPFPMLLGKAILGLGCLVFGLGAPLIAPRIVAVVAGLLDTPVVPVSAAFSVFPGDVAQAALSTPLVAVLLIGFLVLPLLLLVLYGGVGAGSRLDPTPWACGYRYIPQMTYSSHAFAQPLQIIFRPLYLFSATLKEFGLTTGAYFSTRVAYLVQVEDMWEKFIGRPLARGVQGLGSLIQFLQMGNVRLYCTYIIVALVILLVTIRL; encoded by the coding sequence ATGGGTGCTCAGGAGCTTCTTTTGCTTGCTGTGTTCCTGTACGTGGCCGGAGCGGTTGCCGCACTGATTTTCAACGGCAGCGGCAAGTTCGCGAACTACCTGACAGGGTTAAGCGCATTTGCGGCCTCCCTGGCGGGGATCGCCTCGGCCCTTCTGGTACTTACTGCAGGGGCCGGGTTCCGGCTGGAGGCACCGGGATGGATCCCCTTTACGCGCTTTGCGCTTGAGGTAGACCAGCTGTCGGCTTTTATGGTCCTGGTGATTTCTTTCCTGGTTGCCGCCGTTTCGCTGTACTCCCTGTCCTACCTGGATGAGTATACCAGGAAAAACCCCGGCGTGCTGGGATTTTTTATTAACACCTTTATCGCCTCCATGATCCTGGTGGTCACCGTCGGAAACGGCTTTTACTTTCTGATTTTTTGGGAAATCATGACCCTTATTTCGTATTTCCTGGTCGTTTACGAGCAGAACAGGGAATCCCTGAGGGCCGGCTTTCTCTACTTTTTTATCGCCCACGCCGGGGCGGCCCTGATCATGCTCTCCTTTATCATTCTTTTCTTGACCACAGGGAGTTTTGACTTTGCCGTGTTCCGGACTGCGAAGTTAACCCCTGTCTTGAGTTCGATACTCTTTGTTCTGGCATTTGTAGGCTTCAGTGCTAAGGCGGGGGCGGTGCCCTTACATTTCTGGCTTCCCGAGGCCCACTCGGTGGCTCCTTCCAACGTCTCAGCACTGCTTTCCGGTGTCATGATCAAAACGGCAATTTACGGGATCATTCGTGTTTGCATGGATTTCCTGGGAGCCGGCAGCTGGTGGTGGGGCTTCCTGGTGCTGCTGATCGGGATCGTTTCCGCAGTGCTGGGAATGATCTACGCCCTCACGCAGCATGACTTGAAAAGGCTGCTGGCCTTCAGCAGCATCGAAAACATCGGGATCATCCTGATGGGTGTTGGAGTGGGGATGCTGGGGCTGGCCCTGAACAAGCCGCTTCTGGTCGGCCTGGGACTGCTGGCAGGGCTTTATCACCTGCTCAACCACGCCACCTTCAAGGGCCTTCTCTTCCTGGGCGCGGGCTCCATCATCTACAGGGCCCACACCCGGAATCTGGAAGAGCTGGGCGGCCTCGCAAAGGTGATGCCGCTGACCGCCTTCATCTTCCTGGTTGGGGCCACGTCTATTGCCGCCATTCCTCCTCTGAACGGTTTTGTGAGCAAGTGGTTCGTTTACCAGTCTCTCTTTGCGCTGGGGATCGGGGGTGGTTTTGCAGATAAGGTGTTCGTGCCCCTCTTTGCCATGCTGCTGGCCATGACCGGAGCCTTAACGGCAATGTGCTTCGTCAAGGCCTACGGAGTAACCTTCACCGGGCCCTTCCGGAGCGATCATGCTGAAAAGGTTCAAGAAGCTCCTTTCCCCATGCTTTTAGGAAAAGCCATTCTCGGGCTTGGATGCCTTGTCTTCGGGCTGGGCGCGCCCCTGATCGCACCCCGCATCGTAGCCGTCGTTGCCGGTCTGCTGGATACACCGGTGGTGCCGGTAAGCGCCGCCTTCTCCGTTTTCCCCGGAGATGTTGCCCAGGCCGCACTTTCCACGCCCCTGGTCGCCGTACTCTTAATCGGATTCCTGGTCCTGCCTTTGCTTCTGCTGGTGCTTTACGGTGGAGTGGGCGCCGGTTCTCGCCTTGACCCGACGCCATGGGCCTGCGGTTACAGGTATATCCCGCAGATGACCTACTCTTCCCACGCCTTTGCCCAGCCGCTGCAGATTATTTTCCGGCCGCTCTACCTGTTCAGCGCAACCCTGAAAGAATTCGGCCTCACCACAGGTGCATATTTCAGCACCCGGGTGGCATACCTGGTGCAGGTGGAGGATATGTGGGAGAAGTTTATCGGGAGGCCGTTGGCGCGGGGCGTCCAGGGCCTGGGCTCTCTGATCCAGTTTCTCCAGATGGGAAATGTCCGGCTCTACTGCACCTATATCATTGTCGCCCTGGTGATTCTGTTAGTCACCATCAGATTGTAG
- a CDS encoding 4Fe-4S dicluster domain-containing protein — protein sequence MFNRFVIANPDRCLGCYTCMAACVVNHLKQGLQAYPRLHVSYSPAGTMPVQCHHCEDAPCALVCPVKAIEVKEQMVKLNEGLCIGCKMCALVCPFGAITIQGTPPPSVQAEPTSLPSSLLAWLAGHKTIGIKCDLCEFDQDGPQCVRVCPTKALQLVEGGDVERWSKLKRAGAVTGAVAIFKGAEG from the coding sequence ATGTTTAACCGTTTTGTAATCGCCAATCCCGACCGGTGTCTTGGCTGCTATACCTGCATGGCCGCCTGCGTGGTGAACCACCTAAAACAGGGGCTCCAGGCTTATCCTAGACTCCATGTATCTTACTCGCCGGCAGGGACGATGCCCGTGCAGTGCCATCACTGTGAAGACGCACCCTGCGCCCTGGTCTGCCCTGTCAAAGCAATCGAGGTCAAGGAGCAGATGGTAAAATTGAACGAAGGTCTCTGCATCGGTTGCAAGATGTGCGCCCTGGTCTGTCCCTTTGGAGCTATCACAATTCAGGGTACTCCGCCCCCATCCGTACAGGCGGAACCCACCAGCCTGCCCTCCTCTCTTCTTGCCTGGTTGGCAGGACATAAAACCATCGGCATCAAGTGTGACTTATGTGAGTTTGACCAAGATGGCCCCCAGTGCGTGCGGGTCTGTCCTACAAAGGCCCTGCAGCTGGTGGAAGGAGGAGATGTGGAGCGCTGGAGCAAGCTTAAGCGGGCCGGTGCCGTGACCGGCGCAGTCGCGATTTTTAAAGGAGCGGAGGGGTGA